From the genome of Dickeya aquatica, one region includes:
- the atpE gene encoding F0F1 ATP synthase subunit C translates to MENLSMDLLYMAAAVMMGLAAIGAAIGIGILGGKFLEGAARQPDLIPLLRTQFFIVMGLVDAIPMIAVGLGLYVMFAVA, encoded by the coding sequence ATGGAAAACCTGAGTATGGATCTGCTGTACATGGCTGCCGCTGTAATGATGGGCCTGGCGGCAATCGGTGCGGCAATCGGTATCGGCATCCTGGGTGGTAAATTTTTGGAAGGTGCTGCCCGCCAGCCTGACCTGATCCCTCTGCTGCGTACACAGTTCTTTATCGTTATGGGTCTGGTGGATGCTATCCCGATGATCGCGGTAGGTCTGGGTCTGTACGTGATGTTTGCGGTGGCCTAA
- the atpB gene encoding F0F1 ATP synthase subunit A: MSASTPQEYIGHHLTHLQVGTGFWSINVDSMFFSVALGVLFLVIFRKVAKTATSGVPGKLQTAVELVVGFVDGSVRDMFHGKSKLIAPLALTVFVWVFLMNMMDLLPIDLLPQLWAHIYSALGHDPAHAYLRVVPSADVNVTLSMALGVFILILFYSIKMKGVGGFVKELTMQPFNHPVFIPINLILEGVSLLSKPVSLGLRLFGNMYAGELIFILIAGLLPWWSQWVLNVPWAIFHILIITLQAFIFMVLTVVYLSMASEEH; the protein is encoded by the coding sequence ATGTCTGCATCTACTCCGCAAGAGTATATCGGTCACCACCTGACCCATTTGCAGGTGGGCACGGGATTCTGGTCGATTAACGTCGACTCGATGTTTTTCTCCGTGGCTCTTGGCGTGCTCTTTCTGGTTATCTTCCGTAAGGTAGCCAAAACGGCGACCAGTGGCGTACCGGGAAAACTGCAAACCGCAGTTGAACTGGTCGTGGGATTTGTCGATGGCAGCGTTCGCGACATGTTCCACGGTAAAAGTAAACTGATCGCCCCGCTGGCGCTGACAGTGTTCGTCTGGGTTTTCCTGATGAACATGATGGATTTGCTGCCGATCGATCTGTTGCCTCAACTGTGGGCGCATATCTACAGCGCACTCGGCCATGACCCGGCGCACGCTTACCTGCGTGTTGTGCCGTCTGCCGACGTCAACGTTACGCTGTCCATGGCGCTGGGCGTATTCATTTTGATTCTGTTCTACAGCATCAAAATGAAAGGCGTGGGAGGGTTCGTTAAAGAACTGACCATGCAGCCGTTCAATCATCCGGTGTTTATTCCCATCAACCTGATTCTTGAAGGGGTGAGCCTGCTGTCCAAACCTGTTTCTCTTGGGTTACGACTGTTTGGCAACATGTATGCGGGTGAATTGATCTTTATCCTGATTGCCGGCCTGCTGCCGTGGTGGTCTCAGTGGGTGCTGAATGTGCCGTGGGCCATCTTCCACATCCTTATCATCACATTGCAGGCGTTTATCTTCATGGTTCTGACAGTTGTTTATCTTTCGATGGCATCTGAAGAGCATTAA
- the atpI gene encoding F0F1 ATP synthase subunit I produces MSVSLYSGKIARLSLLCQLTVILVVSVLFGVDGIRAGASALSGGLAASLPGMMFMLFAVRHQADKPPEGRVAWVFAVGEGLKMFFTIVLLVVALGVFHAAFFPLGLTYLVVLVTQILAPAVINRYRS; encoded by the coding sequence GTGTCTGTATCCCTCTACAGTGGAAAAATCGCCCGCTTATCGCTGTTGTGCCAGTTGACGGTGATTCTTGTTGTCAGCGTACTGTTTGGCGTCGATGGCATCAGGGCCGGGGCTTCTGCGCTGTCGGGGGGGCTGGCAGCCAGTCTGCCTGGCATGATGTTTATGCTGTTCGCTGTGCGACATCAGGCGGACAAGCCACCGGAAGGTCGGGTTGCCTGGGTGTTTGCCGTTGGGGAAGGGCTGAAAATGTTCTTCACCATCGTGCTGTTGGTGGTGGCGTTAGGCGTGTTTCATGCAGCATTTTTTCCGCTAGGCCTGACGTACTTAGTGGTGCTGGTTACGCAGATTCTGGCACCGGCTGTAATTAACCGTTACCGTAGTTAA